In a single window of the Renibacterium salmoninarum ATCC 33209 genome:
- a CDS encoding SOS response-associated peptidase: MDTEKMCGRYAIDSEVNDMIIEFVMATGQAPHDWRPGWTLSESIRPTEQVPILVETLLDRNDPTGPTKLRAEPAQWWLTPSFSKELRGKNPTFNARSETVTELASFRGPVKRQRAILPAAGYYETHTEGTVKTPYFVQDPNGLLFFAGLYSWWADPEKPADDPNKWHLTTTILTRPAAGEVAQIHPRTPVCLPFEWIEEWIIPHQEGTAEFVAEAVQSSEEIIQEL; encoded by the coding sequence GTGGATACTGAGAAGATGTGCGGAAGATACGCGATCGACTCCGAAGTCAACGACATGATCATTGAGTTTGTGATGGCGACTGGTCAAGCGCCGCACGATTGGCGGCCAGGCTGGACGCTTTCAGAAAGCATCCGGCCAACCGAACAAGTTCCGATCTTGGTTGAAACGCTTCTTGACCGAAACGATCCAACCGGCCCAACCAAACTTAGGGCCGAGCCAGCACAGTGGTGGCTCACGCCGTCGTTCTCGAAAGAATTACGCGGCAAAAACCCCACCTTCAATGCGCGCAGCGAAACAGTCACCGAATTGGCGTCTTTCCGCGGGCCAGTCAAGCGGCAACGAGCCATTTTGCCCGCCGCTGGCTACTACGAAACCCACACAGAAGGTACTGTGAAAACCCCGTATTTTGTCCAGGATCCCAATGGACTGTTGTTCTTCGCAGGCCTCTATTCTTGGTGGGCTGACCCGGAAAAACCGGCCGATGATCCCAACAAATGGCATTTGACCACGACTATTCTGACCAGGCCAGCAGCGGGCGAAGTTGCACAGATCCACCCCCGGACGCCGGTCTGTCTGCCGTTCGAATGGATCGAAGAATGGATCATCCCGCACCAAGAGGGGACTGCGGAATTCGTCGCAGAAGCAGTGCAAAGCTCAGAAGAAATCATCCAGGAACTGTAG
- a CDS encoding bile acid:sodium symporter family protein, which yields MPTTTPASSTSDLKEQHRARIAVTVFPLLVILAGVLGFLVPGAFSPMAPAVPYLLGTVMFCMGLTLTPPDFASVIKRPWAVALGLVAHYVIMPGAGWLIATMLHLDPMLAAGVILVGCAPSGTASNVMAYLAKGDVALSVAVATVSTLVAPLVTPALMLLLAGSFLNINAGAMMLDIAITVLVPVISGLLARLLLKRLINFILPALPWLSALVISIIVAIVVAGSAAKLASAAAVVFLAVVLHNAFGLSLGCLAGKLGGLDAKARRALAFEVGMQNSGLASSLATAHFSPLAALPAAVFSVWHNVSGAIFAAFMARRPLPSTASVETVSSEA from the coding sequence ATGCCCACGACTACCCCGGCTTCCAGCACTTCTGACCTCAAAGAACAACACCGAGCCCGGATCGCGGTGACCGTTTTCCCGCTTCTGGTTATTCTCGCCGGTGTTCTAGGATTCTTGGTTCCCGGCGCCTTCTCACCCATGGCGCCCGCGGTGCCCTATTTACTAGGCACCGTGATGTTCTGTATGGGCTTGACCCTTACTCCGCCGGATTTTGCTTCGGTGATCAAGCGGCCTTGGGCTGTGGCCCTGGGCCTGGTGGCGCACTACGTGATCATGCCTGGGGCTGGTTGGCTGATTGCCACGATGCTGCACTTAGACCCCATGTTGGCCGCTGGCGTCATCCTGGTTGGCTGCGCACCCAGCGGAACGGCGTCGAACGTGATGGCCTATTTGGCCAAAGGTGATGTGGCGCTTTCAGTAGCGGTTGCTACCGTTTCCACCCTGGTGGCGCCGCTGGTGACTCCGGCCTTGATGTTGCTGCTCGCGGGATCTTTTTTGAATATCAATGCCGGCGCCATGATGCTAGACATCGCGATTACCGTGTTGGTCCCGGTTATCTCCGGCCTTCTAGCCCGCTTATTACTCAAGCGCCTGATTAACTTTATTTTGCCAGCCCTACCCTGGCTTTCGGCGCTGGTCATCTCGATAATTGTGGCGATCGTCGTAGCGGGCAGCGCCGCGAAACTAGCTAGCGCGGCCGCCGTGGTTTTCTTGGCCGTCGTCTTGCACAACGCTTTTGGGCTCAGCCTGGGTTGCCTAGCTGGTAAGCTCGGCGGCCTCGATGCGAAAGCCCGGCGCGCACTGGCTTTCGAAGTTGGCATGCAGAATTCCGGTTTAGCATCTTCGTTAGCCACCGCCCACTTCTCACCACTTGCCGCACTGCCAGCAGCAGTCTTTTCGGTATGGCACAACGTCTCCGGGGCTATTTTTGCCGCGTTCATGGCACGTAGACCGTTGCCGAGCACAGCCTCAGTTGAGACTGTCAGCTCCGAGGCATAG
- a CDS encoding Dps family protein: MQASETLAANLQAVLVDLIELHVQGKQAHWNIVGKNFRDLQLQLDEVIADAREFSDTIAERMRALHAVPDGRTATVAASTSLPAFPSGLVDTGKAVDLVVERLDATAATARRVHDDVDAEDPTSADLLHAIIEKIEQYSWMVGAENMSA; the protein is encoded by the coding sequence ATGCAAGCATCAGAAACTCTGGCTGCAAACCTGCAAGCCGTTCTGGTCGATTTGATTGAACTCCATGTCCAAGGCAAACAAGCGCACTGGAACATTGTTGGCAAGAACTTCCGTGATCTTCAACTGCAGCTTGATGAAGTAATTGCCGACGCCCGTGAATTTTCTGACACTATCGCTGAGCGGATGCGCGCTTTGCACGCCGTTCCAGATGGCCGAACCGCAACGGTGGCGGCAAGCACATCACTACCGGCCTTCCCCTCCGGTTTGGTAGATACCGGCAAGGCTGTCGATCTGGTGGTTGAGCGGCTAGATGCCACCGCAGCAACCGCACGTCGAGTGCACGACGACGTCGACGCGGAAGACCCGACGTCGGCCGACTTGCTGCACGCAATCATCGAGAAGATCGAGCAGTACTCCTGGATGGTCGGCGCTGAGAATATGAGCGCCTAG
- a CDS encoding MMPL family transporter: protein MERLDVGRTAHHPAPVAASTTDERTDRQDWNPRRWLRIVLPSILIVLWLLAASFGGPTFGKLSGVSTNDQSSFLPASAESTEAGEWQKKFSDSSAIPAIGLLTSETKLSSEQLAGIAQLVTKISSVPGVQGHSEQTSSSVIGPMPSQDGKASELIIPISDTKNLKTVVGALRSALEENAPDGLKTFVTGPAGLSADLVSAFGGIDGILLIVALAAVLVILLIVYRSVVLPFLVLLTSVFALTASILLIYTLASWGWITLNGQSQGILSILVIGAATDYSLLLVSRFREALHEVDNRWAALGRAFKASWEPILASGGTVVVALLCLLVSDLNSNRSLGPIAAIGILFSLAAALTLLPALLAIFGRVAFWPFMPKQTAGHHRHAAQSAELAGLAGISGLWKRIGTLIGRRPRASWLIAVVVLLAGAAGVLQLQANGVPHTALILKQSNAVDGQKALGEHFDAGSGSPIVVITQASAQDQILQTIKNSADFSAASVYQGAGRPDPAAPEIVKDGRVLVNATLTSAADSAQAEQAVKGLRSKLSTLDSSALIGGVTAVALDTNTTAQSDLFKIIPLVLAVILLILMLLLRSVLAPVLLIGSVVLSYLAALGVSALVFNHIFGFPGADASVPLFGFVFLVALGVDYNIFLMTRVREESLRLGTRPGVLRGLGVTGGVITSAGVVLAATFAALGVIPILFLAQISFIVAFGVLLDTVIVRSILVPALAYDLGGTIWWPSALSRRGPGVNG from the coding sequence ATGGAGAGACTTGATGTTGGACGTACAGCCCATCATCCGGCACCTGTGGCTGCCAGCACAACTGATGAGCGTACCGATAGGCAAGATTGGAATCCGCGTCGCTGGCTGCGGATCGTTTTGCCTTCGATTTTGATTGTTCTCTGGTTACTTGCGGCGTCATTTGGTGGCCCAACCTTTGGCAAACTTTCCGGGGTTTCTACGAATGATCAATCGAGTTTTTTGCCGGCCAGCGCAGAGTCCACTGAGGCAGGGGAATGGCAGAAAAAGTTCTCAGATTCGTCGGCAATTCCAGCTATTGGCTTGCTTACTTCTGAAACTAAACTGAGTTCGGAGCAGCTTGCTGGCATCGCCCAGCTGGTAACAAAGATCAGTTCTGTTCCTGGAGTGCAAGGCCACTCGGAACAGACTTCCAGCTCAGTGATTGGGCCCATGCCGTCGCAGGATGGCAAGGCCTCGGAATTAATCATTCCCATCTCTGACACGAAGAACCTTAAAACAGTTGTCGGAGCGCTCCGGAGCGCACTGGAAGAAAATGCGCCTGATGGGTTGAAGACCTTTGTTACCGGCCCTGCCGGGCTGAGCGCGGATCTAGTGAGCGCTTTCGGTGGAATCGACGGCATCTTGCTGATTGTCGCTTTGGCCGCAGTCTTGGTCATTCTCTTGATTGTTTATCGTTCAGTGGTCTTGCCGTTTTTGGTGTTGCTAACTTCAGTCTTTGCTCTCACCGCATCGATTCTTTTGATTTACACTTTGGCAAGTTGGGGATGGATAACTCTCAACGGACAAAGCCAAGGCATCTTGAGTATTTTGGTGATTGGCGCTGCCACCGACTATTCACTTTTGCTGGTTTCTCGATTCCGTGAAGCGCTGCATGAGGTAGATAACCGTTGGGCTGCCCTCGGCCGAGCGTTCAAAGCGTCTTGGGAGCCGATTTTGGCCTCGGGTGGCACCGTAGTGGTGGCCTTGCTGTGCTTACTGGTCTCTGATTTGAACTCCAACCGCAGCCTTGGGCCGATCGCAGCGATCGGCATCCTGTTCTCGTTAGCGGCGGCCTTGACCCTGCTTCCGGCGCTGCTTGCGATATTTGGCCGAGTAGCCTTTTGGCCTTTTATGCCCAAGCAGACGGCTGGCCATCATCGGCATGCCGCTCAATCTGCGGAGCTAGCTGGATTAGCAGGTATTTCCGGGCTGTGGAAACGAATCGGCACGCTGATCGGACGGCGTCCTCGGGCTAGTTGGCTGATCGCGGTAGTGGTTTTGCTCGCGGGTGCGGCCGGAGTACTGCAGCTCCAAGCAAATGGCGTACCGCACACCGCGTTGATTCTTAAGCAATCCAATGCTGTAGACGGGCAAAAGGCTTTAGGCGAACATTTCGACGCCGGCAGTGGTAGCCCGATTGTTGTCATCACGCAGGCTTCGGCTCAAGATCAAATACTTCAAACCATTAAAAATTCAGCTGACTTCTCGGCTGCTTCCGTGTACCAAGGAGCTGGTCGCCCCGATCCTGCGGCACCCGAGATTGTCAAAGACGGCCGAGTTTTGGTCAATGCCACGCTCACGTCGGCCGCGGATTCCGCGCAGGCAGAGCAAGCTGTGAAAGGTTTACGTTCTAAACTTTCCACGCTGGATAGTTCGGCGCTCATCGGCGGGGTCACCGCGGTCGCCTTGGACACAAATACCACTGCACAGAGTGATTTATTCAAGATCATTCCCTTGGTACTGGCAGTGATCTTACTGATCTTGATGCTGCTTTTGCGTTCGGTGCTTGCGCCAGTACTGCTGATTGGCTCAGTGGTCCTGAGTTACCTAGCCGCGCTAGGAGTCTCGGCACTGGTTTTTAACCACATCTTTGGTTTCCCCGGCGCGGATGCTTCCGTGCCGCTATTCGGATTCGTTTTCCTCGTGGCACTGGGAGTCGACTACAACATTTTCTTGATGACTAGGGTTCGTGAAGAGTCACTTCGACTTGGTACTCGACCCGGAGTTCTCCGAGGTTTGGGCGTGACCGGTGGCGTGATCACTTCCGCTGGCGTCGTCCTTGCCGCGACATTTGCTGCGCTGGGCGTTATCCCGATTCTATTTCTTGCGCAGATTTCATTCATCGTCGCGTTCGGAGTGCTTTTGGACACCGTCATTGTGCGGTCAATTTTAGTTCCGGCCCTGGCCTATGATCTGGGCGGCACCATTTGGTGGCCCTCAGCGCTTTCACGCCGAGGGCCCGGAGTGAATGGCTAG
- a CDS encoding MarR family winged helix-turn-helix transcriptional regulator gives MNLSSPATTALIDRLDRAGHVERRRSGTDRRQVQLASTEKAKQTGRALFGPLARHLSLAMQGLQCHRSKSHQPVHQRDDSSHPKRGGRRS, from the coding sequence TTGAACCTAAGCTCACCAGCCACCACAGCACTGATCGACCGCCTAGACCGGGCCGGACACGTGGAACGACGACGAAGCGGAACAGACCGCCGGCAAGTCCAACTGGCAAGTACTGAGAAAGCAAAGCAAACCGGTCGAGCTCTCTTCGGACCGCTTGCCCGACACCTAAGCCTGGCAATGCAGGGTTTACAGTGCCACAGATCTAAGTCTCATCAGCCGGTTCATCAGCGAGATGACAGCAGCCACCCAAAGCGCGGAGGACGACGTTCTTAA
- a CDS encoding LysR substrate-binding domain-containing protein — MVLRIAFVPGVSPDKWFRRWAERHPRHPVEAVPISIEEQREVLFDGRADLCLLRPPVDRENLHLIPLYTEVAVVAAPKDHAAMAFDELTLADLADENLLDDASVPGHHGTEAILDLVAADVGLYLLPQSEARHYNRKDLSFRPVTDAPEYPVAIAWLAEREEDDIEEFIGIVRGRTANTSRNARAEEAPAKKKPVRKPTQPTKRKPQNQARRRPGKRR, encoded by the coding sequence ATGGTGTTACGCATCGCCTTCGTTCCCGGAGTGAGCCCGGACAAATGGTTCCGTCGCTGGGCTGAACGGCATCCCCGTCATCCGGTGGAAGCCGTTCCGATCAGTATCGAAGAGCAGCGCGAGGTGCTTTTTGACGGGCGAGCAGATCTTTGCCTACTCCGGCCACCAGTGGATCGCGAAAACCTGCATCTGATTCCGCTCTATACCGAGGTTGCGGTGGTTGCAGCCCCTAAAGATCATGCTGCGATGGCTTTTGATGAGTTAACGCTGGCTGATTTGGCCGATGAAAACCTACTCGACGATGCTAGCGTTCCCGGTCACCATGGCACGGAAGCGATTCTGGATCTGGTCGCGGCCGACGTCGGGCTTTACCTCTTGCCGCAGTCTGAAGCGAGGCACTACAACCGCAAGGATCTGAGCTTCCGCCCGGTAACCGATGCGCCCGAGTATCCGGTGGCGATTGCTTGGTTGGCTGAACGCGAAGAGGACGATATTGAAGAATTTATTGGCATAGTTCGCGGTCGAACAGCTAATACCTCGCGTAACGCTAGGGCTGAGGAAGCCCCAGCGAAAAAGAAACCGGTGCGCAAACCTACTCAACCGACCAAGCGTAAACCGCAAAATCAAGCTCGACGGCGGCCTGGTAAACGACGCTAG